In Bacillus sp. Cs-700, one genomic interval encodes:
- the mraZ gene encoding division/cell wall cluster transcriptional repressor MraZ, whose amino-acid sequence MFMGEYQHTVDEKGRMIIPAKFREELGDSFVLTRGLDKCIFGYPMTEWEVLEEKMKSLPFTKKDARAFTRFFFSGATECQLDKQGRVNIAGTLRQYAGLEKECVVIGVSNRLEIWDKAVWEEYFNASEDSFSEIAESMMDFDL is encoded by the coding sequence ATGTTTATGGGGGAATATCAACACACTGTTGATGAAAAAGGCAGAATGATTATTCCCGCTAAGTTCCGTGAAGAACTTGGAGATAGCTTCGTCCTCACCCGCGGGTTAGATAAATGTATCTTCGGCTACCCAATGACCGAATGGGAAGTTCTTGAAGAGAAAATGAAATCACTCCCTTTTACAAAGAAAGATGCTCGTGCTTTTACCCGATTCTTTTTCTCAGGTGCAACTGAATGCCAACTGGATAAACAGGGCAGGGTAAATATTGCCGGAACATTACGCCAGTATGCAGGGCTTGAGAAAGAGTGCGTTGTAATTGGTGTTTCAAATCGATTAGAAATTTGGGACAAAGCGGTCTGGGAAGAGTATTTTAATGCATCAGAAGATTCTTTCTCTGAAATCGCGGAAAGTATGATGGATTTCGATTTGTAG
- the rsmH gene encoding 16S rRNA (cytosine(1402)-N(4))-methyltransferase RsmH: MFEHITVLKEEAVNALNIKEDGIYVDCTLGGGGHSKAILDKLTTGHLYAFDQDQWAIDNAKTTLAGYEEKLTVIERNFSFIKEALADLGVEGVDGILFDLGVSSPQLDKGERGFSYQHDAQLDMRMDQSSSLSAYEVVNEWEYERLVSIFFKFGEEKFSKQIARKIEKARDLKPIETTFELVDLIKDAIPAPARRKGGHPAKRIFQAIRIAVNDELKVFEQALIDGMSILNPGGRMSVITFHSLEDRICKTTMKEAASGPELPPGMPIIPDAYQPDMKLVTRKPILPSEEEQEANRRARSAKLRVAEKM; this comes from the coding sequence ATGTTTGAACACATTACAGTATTAAAAGAAGAAGCAGTAAATGCACTAAATATTAAAGAAGATGGCATTTATGTAGACTGTACGCTTGGTGGCGGAGGTCATTCAAAAGCAATCCTGGATAAGCTTACCACAGGACACCTCTATGCTTTTGATCAGGATCAGTGGGCAATCGATAATGCCAAAACAACACTTGCAGGGTATGAGGAAAAGCTCACGGTTATCGAACGAAACTTTAGCTTTATTAAAGAAGCGTTAGCTGACCTCGGTGTTGAAGGCGTTGATGGGATTTTATTTGACCTTGGTGTTTCCTCTCCGCAGCTTGATAAAGGTGAGCGGGGGTTTAGTTATCAGCATGATGCACAGCTGGATATGAGGATGGATCAATCTTCCAGTTTATCAGCGTATGAAGTGGTGAATGAGTGGGAGTATGAACGTCTCGTCTCGATTTTTTTCAAATTTGGTGAAGAAAAGTTTTCAAAACAAATCGCTCGCAAAATTGAAAAAGCAAGGGACTTAAAACCGATTGAAACCACATTTGAACTCGTTGATCTCATTAAAGATGCTATTCCTGCACCTGCGAGAAGGAAAGGGGGACATCCCGCTAAAAGAATTTTTCAAGCGATTCGTATAGCGGTAAATGATGAGCTGAAAGTATTTGAGCAGGCTCTAATTGACGGAATGTCCATTTTAAACCCAGGCGGGCGGATGAGTGTTATCACATTCCATTCTCTTGAAGATCGGATTTGCAAAACAACGATGAAAGAAGCGGCTTCGGGGCCAGAACTTCCACCGGGAATGCCGATTATCCCAGATGCATACCAGCCTGATATGAAGCTTGTAACAAGGAAGCCAATTCTACCATCTGAAGAAGAGCAGGAAGCAAACAGACGTGCACGATCAGCGAAGCTTCGCGTGGCAGAGAAAATGTAA
- the ftsL gene encoding cell division protein FtsL: protein MMSNLAYKYQQQHQTQKQVETKKQAVYVERGRITKGEKMLWMMLVLTFVAASIFMVSNYATIYNLNTGLQQAEADQRAQVKQNEELQVKVTELSAPGRIVNIAEEKLGMELNDQNVEVINKGS from the coding sequence ATGATGAGTAACCTGGCGTATAAGTATCAGCAGCAGCATCAAACGCAAAAACAAGTTGAAACAAAAAAGCAAGCGGTTTATGTAGAACGTGGACGTATTACAAAAGGGGAGAAAATGCTCTGGATGATGCTTGTACTTACGTTTGTGGCCGCGTCAATCTTTATGGTTTCGAATTATGCTACGATTTATAATTTGAATACGGGTCTGCAGCAAGCAGAAGCAGATCAACGTGCTCAAGTGAAACAGAACGAAGAGCTTCAAGTGAAAGTAACTGAGCTAAGTGCACCCGGTCGAATTGTGAACATTGCCGAAGAAAAATTAGGCATGGAGCTAAATGATCAAAACGTAGAAGTGATCAACAAGGGATCATAA
- a CDS encoding penicillin-binding protein — protein MKESNKNSHINVGAAILMLLFVLLFFAFIGRFFYIEWTQAVSGSDGEKVDLMELGKDKWTRSKILEADRGTIYDRTGENALATDIPSFTLRAILDENYEDHVKDVPKTAAALAPILEMEQSDVTEILSREELFQVEFGASGKNLSLTQKEEIEKLDLPGVGFIPTKTRLYPNEEFASHLLGFTNENEKGVQEGLLGLEKELNKYLVPQEGKETYQSDREGFKLPYGNENITPSKSGNDVYLTIDQKIQVLMENALNEAQEKYNPERMTAIVADPDTGKILAMGNRPTFDPNLRDVSNYTNMALTAFEPGSTMKVFTAAAAIEEGVYNGDELFQSGQYSVPGGRVSDHNGGEGWGMISFDEGIRQSSNVAASILVKEKLGYDKYEDYLTKFGLDAKTGIDLPGEASSRITYSGELERITTGFGQGSTITPIQQVQAITAIANGGKMMQPYVIEKIVDPESNEVKLNHEPKVAGEPISKETATQTRDLLRTVVTDGTGTPYNIEGYEIAGKTGTAQISEGSKGYMSGYGNNIFSFIGMAPADDPELIVYVAVDRPELEYPELGSDPVSLIFNTVMKNSLQYLNIDPIEKEDNPSEEAEEPESGQILKDVTGMSVKEAKKQLEDKGLSVISLGEGEVIGQSPRPSTKILNGERIILQTEGKATMPDITGWSLADVMKLVELVELKPNVMGSGYVVKQGIETGSTIKKDDYLVAELKTPSSETEEEEEPEEEPEPITD, from the coding sequence ATGAAAGAATCAAACAAGAACTCACATATTAATGTTGGAGCAGCGATTTTAATGTTACTATTTGTCCTGCTCTTTTTTGCTTTTATTGGAAGGTTTTTCTATATTGAATGGACGCAGGCGGTTTCGGGTTCCGATGGTGAAAAAGTGGACTTAATGGAGTTAGGAAAAGATAAGTGGACGCGAAGCAAGATTCTTGAAGCGGATCGCGGTACGATTTATGATCGTACCGGAGAAAACGCGCTTGCCACTGACATTCCTTCATTTACACTGCGAGCCATTTTAGATGAAAATTATGAAGATCATGTAAAAGATGTTCCAAAAACTGCGGCTGCTCTTGCGCCGATTTTAGAAATGGAGCAATCCGATGTTACTGAAATTCTATCTAGAGAAGAACTATTTCAGGTGGAGTTCGGAGCATCTGGAAAAAATTTAAGCCTTACTCAAAAAGAAGAAATTGAAAAACTCGACTTACCTGGAGTTGGCTTTATTCCAACGAAAACGCGCCTCTATCCTAATGAAGAGTTTGCTTCTCATCTCCTTGGGTTTACAAACGAAAATGAAAAAGGTGTCCAGGAAGGCTTGTTAGGTTTAGAAAAGGAATTAAATAAGTATCTTGTTCCGCAAGAAGGGAAAGAAACGTATCAAAGTGATCGAGAAGGGTTTAAACTTCCTTATGGAAATGAAAACATCACCCCTTCAAAAAGCGGGAATGACGTCTATTTAACGATTGACCAAAAAATACAGGTATTAATGGAAAACGCATTAAATGAAGCGCAGGAGAAATATAACCCTGAGCGAATGACGGCCATCGTTGCCGATCCGGATACGGGTAAGATATTAGCGATGGGAAATCGTCCAACGTTTGATCCCAATTTAAGAGATGTTTCGAATTATACAAATATGGCATTAACTGCGTTTGAACCAGGCTCTACAATGAAAGTCTTTACGGCTGCAGCAGCTATTGAAGAGGGCGTGTACAACGGAGATGAACTTTTTCAATCAGGGCAATATTCTGTACCAGGTGGTCGGGTAAGTGATCACAACGGTGGAGAAGGTTGGGGCATGATTAGCTTTGATGAGGGAATTCGGCAATCCTCCAACGTAGCAGCATCCATTTTAGTGAAAGAAAAACTAGGTTATGACAAATACGAAGACTATTTAACAAAATTTGGATTAGATGCTAAAACGGGGATTGATCTTCCTGGAGAAGCTTCTTCAAGAATTACTTATAGTGGAGAACTTGAACGGATAACGACTGGTTTCGGTCAAGGGTCTACCATTACACCGATTCAACAAGTTCAAGCGATTACTGCAATTGCAAACGGTGGAAAGATGATGCAACCTTATGTCATTGAGAAAATTGTTGATCCAGAATCAAATGAAGTGAAACTTAATCACGAGCCAAAAGTAGCGGGAGAGCCAATTTCGAAAGAAACAGCAACACAAACCCGCGATCTACTTCGCACGGTTGTGACAGACGGAACGGGAACACCATATAACATTGAAGGTTACGAGATTGCTGGGAAAACAGGTACAGCACAAATTTCTGAAGGATCAAAAGGATATATGAGTGGATACGGAAACAACATCTTCTCATTTATTGGAATGGCCCCTGCAGATGATCCAGAATTAATTGTTTATGTAGCGGTTGATCGACCTGAACTCGAGTATCCGGAACTAGGAAGTGACCCCGTTTCTCTCATCTTTAACACGGTTATGAAAAATAGCCTTCAATATTTGAATATCGATCCGATTGAGAAGGAAGATAATCCTTCTGAGGAAGCTGAAGAGCCAGAATCCGGTCAAATATTAAAAGATGTAACAGGCATGAGTGTAAAGGAAGCTAAAAAGCAGCTTGAAGACAAGGGCTTATCTGTCATATCACTTGGCGAGGGAGAGGTTATTGGTCAATCCCCTAGGCCGAGTACGAAAATTCTCAATGGTGAACGAATTATTTTGCAAACGGAAGGTAAGGCCACGATGCCTGATATAACAGGTTGGTCTCTTGCAGACGTAATGAAGCTCGTCGAGTTGGTTGAGTTAAAACCAAATGTGATGGGATCAGGTTATGTGGTGAAGCAAGGTATTGAAACAGGAAGTACGATCAAAAAAGATGACTATCTTGTAGCCGAATTAAAGACGCCTTCTTCTGAAACGGAAGAGGAAGAAGAGCCAGAAGAAGAACCAGAACCAATTACGGACTAG
- a CDS encoding stage V sporulation protein D — translation MRVSNVTVRRRLVIALIVGLFVFAVVVVRLGYVQLVMGSWLSEKAKDSWSRNIPFEPSRGEILDRNGVALATNVSAPSVLIVPRQLQNPAATSEALAASLNTSKEKVYETITQNESMVWIRPEGKKMTNEKANEIRKLNLSGVYIAEDNKRHYPNGDFLAHVLGFSGIDNQGLTGIELYYDAELSGEKGQVEYYADAKGKRMPSLADDYTEPVDGLDLRLTIDSQIQTIMERELDIAEATYHPDGAAAIAMDPNTGEILGMTSRPDFNPEEFQDVSPDVWNQNKPVWSTYEPGSTFKIITLAAALEEGEVDLEKDHFHDPGSIEVAGTKLRCWKAGGHGSQTFLEGVQNSCNPGFVILGERLGKEKLFSYIDKFGFGDKTGIDLQGEASGILFDVDNVGPLELATTAFGQGVSVTPIQQVTAVSAAVNGGTLYEPYIAKEWLDPETGAVVSKNTPQAKRQVISEETSKEVRHALETVVALGTGKNAYVDGYRVGGKTGTAQKAKDGAYLKNNHIVSFIGFAPADDPQIVVYVAIDNPKDTLQFGGIVAAPIVGNIIQDSLTVMGVEKREDQIEKETTWQDEEMIEMPDLVGMSSKEIREAMYNLKIDSSGEGDIVVAQAPEPGVKLPVGSEIRLYMGDK, via the coding sequence ATGCGCGTTTCGAATGTCACTGTTCGAAGAAGACTTGTGATCGCACTTATTGTTGGGCTATTTGTTTTTGCTGTGGTAGTTGTAAGACTTGGCTACGTACAGCTTGTTATGGGAAGTTGGCTTAGTGAGAAAGCGAAGGATTCCTGGAGTCGAAACATTCCGTTTGAACCTAGTAGAGGAGAAATCCTGGATCGTAACGGTGTAGCTCTTGCCACAAACGTGAGTGCTCCGTCTGTTTTGATTGTTCCTAGACAGCTCCAAAATCCAGCTGCCACTTCCGAAGCTCTAGCGGCGTCCCTTAATACTAGCAAGGAAAAAGTTTATGAAACTATCACTCAGAATGAATCGATGGTCTGGATTCGCCCTGAAGGTAAGAAAATGACGAACGAGAAAGCAAATGAGATCCGAAAATTGAACCTATCTGGAGTTTATATTGCAGAAGATAACAAACGCCACTATCCAAATGGCGATTTTTTAGCTCATGTGCTTGGGTTTAGTGGCATTGATAATCAAGGGTTAACAGGGATCGAGCTCTATTATGACGCTGAATTAAGTGGGGAAAAAGGACAGGTGGAATATTACGCTGATGCCAAAGGAAAGCGAATGCCATCGCTCGCAGATGATTATACAGAACCTGTCGATGGACTTGATCTTCGGTTAACGATTGATTCCCAAATCCAGACGATTATGGAAAGAGAGTTAGATATCGCTGAAGCAACCTATCACCCAGATGGCGCAGCGGCCATCGCAATGGATCCAAATACGGGTGAGATTCTTGGAATGACTTCAAGGCCAGATTTTAACCCAGAAGAATTCCAGGATGTATCTCCTGATGTTTGGAACCAGAATAAGCCTGTTTGGAGTACGTATGAACCGGGGTCAACCTTTAAAATAATTACTCTTGCTGCAGCACTTGAAGAGGGAGAGGTGGATCTTGAGAAAGATCATTTTCATGACCCAGGTAGCATTGAAGTGGCAGGAACAAAATTAAGATGCTGGAAAGCTGGAGGTCATGGAAGTCAGACGTTTTTGGAAGGCGTTCAAAATTCCTGTAACCCTGGTTTTGTTATTTTAGGAGAACGTCTTGGTAAAGAAAAGCTTTTTTCCTATATTGATAAATTTGGATTCGGTGACAAAACGGGCATTGATTTACAAGGAGAAGCGAGCGGGATTCTTTTCGATGTTGATAACGTAGGGCCACTTGAACTTGCGACGACGGCATTTGGCCAGGGGGTCTCTGTCACGCCTATCCAGCAAGTAACGGCCGTTTCTGCAGCCGTGAATGGTGGAACACTTTATGAACCATATATCGCCAAAGAATGGCTGGACCCAGAAACAGGGGCAGTTGTAAGCAAAAACACGCCACAAGCGAAGCGACAGGTTATCTCTGAGGAAACTTCCAAAGAAGTAAGGCACGCGCTTGAAACGGTTGTTGCCCTAGGAACTGGAAAGAACGCCTATGTGGATGGTTATCGCGTCGGAGGAAAGACAGGAACAGCTCAAAAGGCTAAAGATGGAGCTTATCTTAAAAATAATCATATCGTTTCCTTTATCGGTTTTGCTCCGGCTGATGATCCACAAATTGTCGTATACGTTGCGATCGATAATCCGAAAGATACCCTTCAATTTGGAGGGATTGTAGCGGCACCAATTGTAGGTAATATAATCCAGGATAGTTTGACGGTTATGGGTGTTGAAAAAAGGGAAGACCAAATTGAGAAAGAAACGACATGGCAGGATGAAGAGATGATTGAAATGCCGGATTTAGTGGGTATGTCATCAAAAGAGATTCGTGAAGCGATGTATAATTTGAAAATTGATTCAAGTGGGGAAGGCGATATTGTTGTAGCCCAGGCCCCAGAACCTGGTGTGAAATTACCGGTTGGTTCAGAAATTCGGCTTTATATGGGTGACAAATAA
- a CDS encoding UDP-N-acetylmuramoyl-L-alanyl-D-glutamate--2,6-diaminopimelate ligase, with amino-acid sequence MKLNDLLHALLTYKQVGKGDPEIKTIESDSRAVTDGSLFVCIPGYTVDGHDFAEQAVQQGAVALISEKEINVSVPVILVRDAHRALAELANRFYQNPTKSFSLIGITGTNGKTTVSHLIEQIHRDKKQTTGLIGTINMKIADEEFETKNTTPEPLLLQKQFAKMRDRNVDTAVMEVSSHALTLGRVRGCDYDIAVFTNLTQDHLDYHGTMEEYRQAKGLLFSQLGNTYDTGRKKVAVLNGDDDAAQQYEQMTSAHILRYGIDRPADIKADHISFSANGTRFRLSTPEEKRDVKLMLTGKFSVYNALAAIAACLANGLDLDHILNSLEKIAGVPGRFELVDEGQGFPVIVDYAHTPDSLENVLLTVKEMTEGNVFAVVGCGGDRDRTKRPLMAKIATEIADTAVLTSDNPRSEDPERILDDMVEGVKGHYVRITDRSEAIRHAIQNAVNGDVVLIAGKGHETYQIVGDQVLDFDDREIARQAIKERKG; translated from the coding sequence ATGAAATTAAACGATCTTCTTCATGCATTACTTACATATAAACAGGTAGGAAAAGGCGATCCAGAAATAAAAACGATTGAAAGTGATAGTCGTGCCGTAACAGATGGCAGTCTCTTCGTTTGCATTCCAGGTTATACAGTAGATGGGCATGATTTTGCAGAGCAGGCTGTTCAACAGGGAGCCGTTGCTCTTATATCAGAAAAAGAGATTAATGTTTCAGTACCCGTTATTCTCGTTCGTGATGCCCATCGCGCCTTAGCTGAACTTGCAAATCGTTTCTATCAAAATCCTACGAAATCATTTTCATTAATTGGCATCACAGGAACGAATGGGAAGACAACCGTTTCTCATTTAATAGAACAGATACATAGAGATAAAAAGCAAACAACAGGGTTAATCGGAACGATTAATATGAAAATAGCCGATGAAGAATTTGAAACGAAAAACACAACACCAGAACCACTCTTGCTTCAAAAGCAATTTGCTAAAATGCGAGATCGTAATGTGGACACGGCCGTTATGGAGGTATCTTCTCATGCCTTAACACTAGGACGCGTGAGAGGTTGTGATTATGATATTGCTGTGTTTACAAATTTGACGCAGGATCATCTTGATTACCATGGTACGATGGAAGAATACCGTCAAGCAAAAGGTCTTCTTTTTTCACAGTTAGGTAATACATATGATACAGGGAGAAAAAAGGTAGCCGTCCTTAATGGAGATGATGACGCTGCGCAGCAGTATGAACAAATGACATCTGCTCATATTTTGAGATATGGCATTGATCGTCCTGCAGATATTAAGGCAGATCATATCTCTTTTTCTGCGAATGGGACAAGATTTCGCTTAAGTACCCCAGAAGAAAAACGTGACGTAAAATTGATGCTAACAGGCAAATTCAGTGTATACAACGCACTTGCAGCAATTGCGGCTTGTCTTGCAAATGGTTTAGATCTTGATCATATTTTGAACAGCCTTGAGAAAATCGCAGGCGTGCCTGGACGTTTTGAACTTGTAGATGAGGGTCAAGGCTTCCCCGTGATCGTTGATTATGCTCACACTCCAGATAGTCTTGAAAATGTCTTATTGACAGTTAAAGAAATGACCGAAGGAAACGTTTTTGCAGTGGTTGGTTGCGGGGGAGATCGTGATCGAACAAAACGACCACTCATGGCTAAGATTGCAACCGAAATAGCGGATACTGCTGTACTAACATCAGACAATCCACGAAGTGAAGACCCAGAACGCATTTTAGATGATATGGTCGAAGGTGTGAAAGGTCACTATGTGCGGATAACGGATCGGTCAGAAGCGATTCGACATGCGATTCAAAATGCTGTTAATGGAGATGTCGTCCTTATCGCAGGAAAAGGACATGAAACCTATCAAATCGTTGGTGATCAAGTTCTTGACTTTGATGACCGAGAGATCGCACGTCAAGCAATAAAGGAGCGAAAAGGATGA
- the murF gene encoding UDP-N-acetylmuramoyl-tripeptide--D-alanyl-D-alanine ligase, translating to MKFSSVLLNKISQGPVDHELVFEGVATDTRKDCTNKLFVPIVGDVFDGHRFIDAAIVNGATGTLWDKSKPFPKDLVGKINVYEVDDTTVGFQELAKQILKQQKPYVIGVTGSNGKTTVKDMLEAVLSPKYKTFKTQGNLNNHWGLPMTVLAMPDDTDVLILEMGMSGPGEISLLTQIAQPDVAVITNIGESHLLQLGSRENIAKAKMEIAEGLKSEGVLVIDGDEPLLKPVHKNVISCGYEDHNDLQIDRIEKRENGYVFTLKNEKEPFEISLLGKHNIKNAVYSIASARKLGMTDDQIRKSLSSLTLTGMRLEKFRSSTGALIINDAYNASPTSMKAALETLAELEGFNKKIAILGDMYELGDQEEFLHRDIATAVKPSITEVITVGDKAKWIYDGMTENETQVSAVSFDNKEDAASYLSGRLDDQTAVLLKASRGLGLETILQALGKES from the coding sequence ATGAAATTTTCATCGGTATTACTAAACAAAATTAGCCAAGGACCAGTTGATCACGAACTGGTCTTTGAAGGTGTGGCAACCGATACGCGTAAGGATTGCACAAATAAATTATTCGTACCAATCGTGGGTGACGTTTTCGATGGACATCGTTTTATCGATGCTGCCATCGTTAATGGTGCTACCGGAACACTTTGGGATAAAAGCAAACCGTTTCCTAAAGACCTCGTCGGGAAAATCAATGTTTATGAAGTGGATGATACGACAGTTGGATTCCAGGAGTTAGCGAAACAGATTCTAAAACAGCAAAAACCTTATGTGATTGGTGTTACAGGGAGTAACGGGAAAACGACCGTCAAAGATATGCTTGAGGCTGTTCTAAGTCCAAAATATAAAACATTTAAAACGCAAGGTAATTTAAATAATCATTGGGGACTGCCAATGACCGTGCTTGCGATGCCTGATGACACAGACGTGTTGATTTTAGAGATGGGAATGAGTGGTCCCGGAGAAATCTCCCTTCTTACCCAAATCGCACAGCCTGATGTAGCGGTTATTACAAATATCGGAGAGTCACATTTACTTCAACTTGGTAGCCGTGAAAATATTGCTAAAGCAAAGATGGAAATTGCCGAAGGACTTAAGTCTGAAGGCGTTCTCGTTATTGATGGCGATGAGCCACTTCTGAAACCGGTTCACAAAAATGTGATTTCTTGTGGCTATGAAGACCATAACGATCTTCAAATTGATCGTATTGAAAAGAGAGAAAATGGCTATGTGTTTACTTTAAAAAATGAAAAAGAGCCGTTCGAAATATCTTTGTTAGGTAAACATAATATTAAAAATGCTGTTTATAGCATCGCTTCAGCAAGAAAACTAGGGATGACTGATGATCAAATTCGCAAATCGTTATCTTCTTTAACGTTAACTGGAATGAGGCTTGAAAAATTCCGGTCATCTACTGGTGCGTTAATTATTAATGATGCATATAACGCAAGTCCAACCTCAATGAAAGCAGCATTAGAAACGCTTGCTGAGTTAGAAGGGTTTAATAAAAAAATCGCTATTCTTGGTGATATGTATGAACTTGGTGATCAGGAAGAATTTCTTCACCGAGACATTGCAACCGCGGTAAAACCGTCTATTACAGAAGTGATTACCGTTGGTGACAAAGCAAAGTGGATTTATGATGGGATGACGGAAAATGAAACGCAAGTATCTGCTGTTTCCTTTGACAACAAAGAAGATGCCGCATCATATTTATCGGGTCGACTTGATGATCAAACAGCTGTTTTATTAAAAGCATCAAGAGGACTTGGACTCGAAACCATACTACAGGCATTAGGGAAAGAATCATAA
- the mraY gene encoding phospho-N-acetylmuramoyl-pentapeptide-transferase — protein sequence MIEQLLIFSLLTSFIIAVLVSPVFIPYLRRLKFGQSIREEGPKSHQKKSGTPTMGGLIIILAIIVGTVIIALKYDEISTQIWLLLFVTVGYGLIGFLDDFIKVVKKRNLGLTSKQKLLGQMVIAILVYFGLRTVGFDTAIRVPGTEISFDIGIGYVLLLFVMLVGASNAVNLTDGLDGLVAGTSAIAFGAFAILAASVYMYDVAIFSVSVVGAVLGFLVFNAHPAKVFMGDTGSLALGGALAAVAIMTKLELLLVIIGGVFVIETLSVIIQVASFKTTGKRVFKMSPLHHHYELSGWTEWRVVATFWTVGLLCAAFGIYLEVWM from the coding sequence GTGATTGAACAATTATTAATTTTTAGTTTGCTAACATCATTTATTATAGCGGTGCTTGTATCACCGGTATTTATCCCATATTTAAGAAGGCTTAAATTTGGACAGAGTATTCGAGAAGAGGGACCTAAGTCACACCAAAAGAAATCTGGTACACCGACAATGGGTGGTCTCATTATTATTCTTGCGATTATAGTAGGGACAGTAATCATCGCACTAAAATATGACGAGATCTCCACTCAAATCTGGCTACTGTTGTTTGTGACAGTGGGATATGGTCTTATTGGGTTTTTAGATGATTTTATTAAAGTAGTGAAGAAACGTAACCTTGGTTTAACCTCAAAGCAGAAATTGCTAGGTCAAATGGTTATCGCTATCCTCGTTTACTTCGGTTTAAGAACCGTTGGCTTTGATACGGCCATTCGCGTTCCTGGTACAGAAATTAGCTTTGATATTGGCATTGGGTATGTGTTGTTACTCTTTGTTATGCTTGTTGGCGCATCGAATGCGGTTAACTTAACGGACGGATTAGACGGTCTTGTCGCAGGTACATCAGCCATAGCTTTTGGAGCTTTTGCCATCTTAGCAGCTTCGGTTTATATGTACGACGTAGCTATTTTCTCAGTAAGTGTCGTTGGTGCTGTTCTTGGATTTCTTGTTTTCAATGCACACCCAGCAAAAGTATTTATGGGTGATACCGGGTCACTTGCTCTTGGTGGCGCCCTTGCCGCTGTAGCCATTATGACCAAGCTTGAGCTTCTCCTAGTGATTATTGGTGGTGTCTTTGTCATTGAGACATTGTCAGTTATTATTCAGGTGGCTTCATTTAAAACAACTGGGAAGCGAGTGTTTAAGATGAGTCCGCTCCATCACCACTACGAACTTTCCGGTTGGACGGAATGGCGCGTAGTTGCTACATTCTGGACTGTAGGTTTACTTTGTGCAGCATTTGGAATCTATCTTGAGGTGTGGATGTAA